The genome window CAATAGTCTCAGTCTGGTTTTCAAAATTTTGGATTCTCTCTAAAGTTGAATTAAACCAAATTATATCTCCAACATTATAACTAGTTTGAAGATTTTCAATTGTAATTAAATTTGGTTTTTCTTTTTTTGTAATATCTGCAAAGCATTCGTTTTCAGTCTCACATTGAAAAGCCATAAATAATGGTGATAAAATCAATAGTAAAAGTAACTTTTTCATTATTCAATTTTTAGCTAAGATGAGAAAAATCTTATAAGGTTGCGTTAAGTAGTCGTTATTTTTTCAATAAATCGAATAATCTCTTTTCTATCAGCTTGATAATTAAACCAACTCACATTTTCAGTTCTTTTAAACCAAGTGATTTGTCGTTTAGCAAAACGTCTTGTATTCATTTTGATTTGTTCGATGGCGAAATCTAATGTTGTTTTTCCATCAAAATAATCGAATAATTCTCGGTAACCTACCGTTTGTAATGCATTTAAATCTTTGTTTGGATAAAGTGCTTCAGCTTCAGCCAAAAGTCCTTCATTGATCATAATAGCAACTCGCTGATTGATTCTGTCATACATGACTTCTCTATCTGCTTCTAAACCAATCACTATCGAAGTAAAGTTTCTTTCATTTTTTCGTTTTCCAATGAAACTCGAATAGGGTTTTCCAGTTCCCAGGCAAACTTCTACAAAGCGTTTCATGCGTTGCGGATTTTGTAAAGTCTGCGGGTTTTCGTTTGAAAGTTTGTTAAAATATTCCGAATCTAATTCTTGTAATTGTTCTTGTAAATAGGAAATTCCTAGTTCATCATATTTAGCATTAATTTCTTCTCTAACTGAATCATCAATATCAGGAAAATCATCAAATCCTTTTAAAAC of Flavobacterium channae contains these proteins:
- the miaA gene encoding tRNA (adenosine(37)-N6)-dimethylallyltransferase MiaA produces the protein MNYLITIIGPTAIGKTALSIALAKHFGCDIISCDSRQFFKEMKIGTAVPSDEELAAATHHFIQNKSIFESYSVGDFEQEALAKLDELFEKNNVQIMVGGSGLYVDAVLKGFDDFPDIDDSVREEINAKYDELGISYLQEQLQELDSEYFNKLSNENPQTLQNPQRMKRFVEVCLGTGKPYSSFIGKRKNERNFTSIVIGLEADREVMYDRINQRVAIMINEGLLAEAEALYPNKDLNALQTVGYRELFDYFDGKTTLDFAIEQIKMNTRRFAKRQITWFKRTENVSWFNYQADRKEIIRFIEKITTT